In a genomic window of Gloeocapsopsis dulcis:
- a CDS encoding 2OG-Fe(II) oxygenase: protein MKYYHQHPNAFLSNYLKDLCGEIQACPYFAINNLNRDFVNTKGFSVVFQRAQLTKVKQQFPFFKPYLDLALQPNCNAFYLNPLLLKAGSRVDPHIDRSLRSYCKTIEPPAIVSVLYVQVPPNLEGGELILHSQKRQVGKIKPQTNTLLYFQGDLTHSVNVVKTSGTRLSLVCEQYSLSEAELSEIPQFNVESRATQSRTKKRYAS from the coding sequence TTGAAATACTATCATCAACACCCCAATGCCTTTCTCAGCAATTACCTCAAGGATCTGTGCGGAGAGATTCAAGCTTGCCCTTACTTTGCTATCAATAACCTCAACCGCGACTTTGTAAATACCAAGGGATTTTCGGTGGTATTTCAGCGAGCGCAATTAACAAAAGTAAAGCAGCAGTTTCCCTTCTTCAAGCCTTATCTAGATCTAGCTCTTCAGCCAAATTGTAATGCTTTTTATCTCAATCCTTTACTGCTAAAAGCAGGCTCCCGTGTCGATCCGCACATTGATCGCTCCTTGCGTTCCTACTGCAAAACCATTGAACCGCCTGCAATCGTTAGCGTTCTTTATGTTCAAGTACCACCCAATCTGGAGGGGGGAGAACTAATATTGCACTCTCAAAAACGCCAAGTTGGAAAGATTAAGCCGCAAACGAATACCTTGCTTTACTTTCAGGGTGACTTAACCCATTCTGTTAATGTTGTGAAAACTTCAGGAACTCGCCTTAGCTTAGTTTGCGAACAGTATAGTTTGAGCGAGGCTGAACTTTCGGAAATCCCCCAGTTTAATGTGGAGTCAAGAGCTACTCAGTCCAGAACGAAGAAGAGATATGCCTCATAG
- the cas6 gene encoding CRISPR-associated endoribonuclease Cas6, with protein sequence MPHSLVLNLLPQSPIYPAYLSGRHLHALFLTLVSSVDKTLGDRLHASIADKAFTLSPLQANKSKHNLQWEHQQPIPAGTPCWWRISLLDDTLFSKLTQLWLNLNPKHPWHLGSADLYITSILGTPQSTQPWANATTYAQLYEQASDSEREVAFRFYTPTCFRQGEFDAALPTRECVFNSLLNRWQKYSGIEFEPNLTPVIFPSYFNISTTMVADSRSKFIGCIGEITYRILGEFDPIIIKQINALADFALYCGAGRKTTMGMGMLRRIRITKK encoded by the coding sequence ATGCCTCATAGCTTAGTTTTGAATCTCCTGCCTCAGTCACCAATTTACCCCGCATACCTTAGTGGAAGACATCTCCACGCCCTATTTTTAACGCTTGTGAGTTCGGTAGATAAAACATTGGGCGATCGCCTCCATGCTTCCATTGCAGACAAAGCCTTTACTCTTAGCCCTTTACAAGCAAATAAATCAAAACACAACTTGCAATGGGAACATCAACAACCTATCCCTGCTGGTACTCCTTGCTGGTGGAGAATTTCTTTACTCGATGACACTTTATTTAGCAAACTTACCCAACTATGGCTCAATCTCAATCCCAAACATCCTTGGCATCTTGGTTCGGCTGACTTATACATTACCAGCATTTTAGGTACTCCCCAATCAACGCAACCTTGGGCAAATGCGACTACTTACGCGCAATTATACGAGCAGGCTTCTGATTCTGAACGCGAAGTTGCCTTTCGCTTTTACACTCCCACCTGCTTTCGTCAAGGTGAATTTGATGCTGCTTTGCCTACAAGAGAATGCGTGTTTAATAGCCTACTCAATCGTTGGCAAAAGTACAGTGGTATTGAGTTTGAACCTAATCTAACACCAGTTATCTTCCCCAGTTACTTCAATATTTCTACTACGATGGTTGCAGATTCTCGCAGTAAATTTATTGGCTGCATTGGAGAAATCACCTATCGAATTTTAGGCGAATTCGATCCAATAATTATTAAACAAATTAATGCCCTAGCTGATTTCGCTCTCTACTGCGGTGCAGGTAGAAAAACAACTATGGGAATGGGAATGCTGCGGAGAATTAGAATTACCAAAAAATGA
- the cas2 gene encoding CRISPR-associated endonuclease Cas2 has translation MYIVVSYDVSEDKRRTKIHSILKSYGQWVQYSIFECNLTDSQYARMRSRLSKVIKAEDSIRFYFLCGCCQGKVERLGGEQPRDETIFFA, from the coding sequence ATGTATATTGTTGTGTCTTACGACGTTTCCGAGGACAAGCGTCGCACCAAGATTCACTCGATTCTCAAATCTTACGGTCAGTGGGTACAATACAGTATTTTTGAATGTAACTTAACTGATAGTCAGTATGCGAGAATGCGATCGCGTTTATCTAAAGTTATCAAAGCCGAAGACAGCATTCGATTCTACTTTCTGTGTGGATGTTGTCAAGGTAAAGTAGAAAGACTTGGTGGAGAACAACCACGCGATGAAACAATCTTTTTTGCTTAG
- the cas4 gene encoding CRISPR-associated protein Cas4, with protein MHDTDYIPIAALNQYTYCPHRCWRMFCAGEFSDNQYTIEGTSLHDRVHTLGDGHREETWQIRAIWLKSERYGLIGKADLIEATDGHFYPIEYKRGRKGEWDNDEMQVTAQALCLEDMTGSPVTQGYIYYAQSHQRQLVEITQELRVGAIATIKAVHSLLETGKMPPAIYSQRCTGCSLYSHCLPQAIAKVQRYQEAS; from the coding sequence ATGCATGATACTGATTATATTCCGATTGCTGCGCTCAATCAATATACCTACTGTCCGCATCGATGTTGGCGGATGTTTTGTGCAGGTGAATTTAGCGATAATCAATACACAATTGAAGGAACTAGCTTACACGATCGCGTCCACACATTAGGAGATGGACACCGTGAAGAAACTTGGCAAATTCGCGCCATTTGGTTGAAATCTGAACGCTACGGTTTAATTGGCAAAGCTGATTTAATTGAAGCCACTGACGGTCATTTCTACCCAATTGAATATAAACGCGGACGGAAAGGAGAATGGGATAACGATGAAATGCAAGTTACGGCACAGGCGCTTTGCTTAGAAGATATGACGGGTTCACCTGTAACGCAAGGGTATATTTACTACGCCCAGTCGCATCAACGTCAACTAGTCGAAATAACGCAAGAATTACGAGTAGGTGCGATCGCCACTATTAAAGCTGTTCATAGTTTACTTGAAACGGGCAAAATGCCACCAGCGATATATAGCCAACGTTGCACTGGTTGTAGTCTATATTCGCATTGTTTACCACAAGCTATAGCGAAAGTTCAACGTTATCAAGAAGCCAGTTAA
- the cas1d gene encoding type I-D CRISPR-associated endonuclease Cas1d → MGTVYITQQDAFIGKTDERLSIKANKQILLDVPLIKVDGVVILGRATVSPAAISEFLERQIPLSFLTATGKYLGRLEPEVTKNIFVRKAQWQAIGESVQAVHIVKGFVRGKLKNYRNALLRAQRSSSELDLNNSIMRLEQAIAPIENTNTIPSLRGLEGAGSAAYFGSLNQLIRVEGFTFTARRRRPPTDAVNALLSLGYALLRHDVQSAVNIVGFDAYLGYLHVERYGRPSLALDLMEEFRPLVVDAIVLSALNKRSLLPTDFTTEPLSNAVSLTQEGLRTFLRLYEQKKQSKFKHPVLGRQCTYQEAFEIQARLLAKYLMCETDKYPPLVLK, encoded by the coding sequence ATGGGAACAGTTTACATTACACAACAAGATGCTTTTATTGGTAAAACTGACGAGCGCTTGAGTATCAAAGCTAATAAACAAATACTGTTAGATGTACCATTAATTAAAGTAGATGGTGTTGTTATTTTAGGACGCGCTACAGTTTCTCCGGCTGCTATTTCAGAATTTTTAGAACGTCAAATTCCTTTAAGTTTCCTCACAGCTACAGGGAAATATCTTGGGCGTTTAGAACCTGAAGTCACTAAAAATATTTTTGTTCGTAAAGCACAATGGCAAGCTATCGGTGAATCTGTACAAGCAGTACACATCGTCAAAGGTTTTGTACGAGGCAAACTCAAAAATTACCGCAATGCATTATTACGCGCCCAACGATCAAGTTCAGAACTTGACCTAAATAATAGTATCATGCGCTTAGAACAAGCGATCGCACCAATCGAGAACACCAACACAATTCCTTCATTACGTGGTTTAGAAGGTGCGGGTAGTGCTGCATATTTTGGTAGCTTGAATCAACTCATTCGCGTCGAAGGCTTTACTTTTACAGCTAGACGCCGGAGACCTCCGACTGACGCTGTTAATGCTTTACTAAGTTTAGGCTATGCTTTACTTCGCCATGACGTGCAAAGTGCGGTAAATATTGTAGGATTTGATGCTTATCTAGGATATCTGCACGTCGAACGTTACGGTCGTCCTTCGTTAGCATTAGACTTGATGGAAGAATTTCGACCTTTAGTTGTCGATGCAATTGTGTTATCTGCGTTGAACAAGCGATCGCTGCTACCAACAGATTTCACCACCGAACCGCTAAGTAATGCTGTATCGCTGACTCAAGAGGGATTAAGAACATTTTTGCGGTTGTACGAACAGAAGAAACAATCTAAATTTAAGCATCCGGTATTAGGGCGACAGTGTACATACCAAGAAGCATTTGAAATCCAAGCACGGTTATTAGCAAAGTACTTAATGTGTGAAACAGATAAGTATCCTCCTTTGGTACTGAAGTAG